One part of the Macaca mulatta isolate MMU2019108-1 chromosome 6, T2T-MMU8v2.0, whole genome shotgun sequence genome encodes these proteins:
- the LOC144341407 gene encoding uncharacterized protein LOC144341407, giving the protein MTSLSTSPHLAGRNDAVRLSLSPKATNICTCTAAASFPAPLRGPSSQIHPPTPCDISLAGDEKGTPRGTVLLPYLSLRPADTPVHPVPRTPPTPPPLCSLTGLSPGEGCGLQGRPEPLSQLRPRRAPQLPAPASAAALTWAGRLTALGCALRAARGRCAGRPGLGPRGAEPPTRKNSPNSAAAGGHVTAALLPPRPAPLPGPGFLPARPPPPDRRALSGPKANLTKCPL; this is encoded by the coding sequence ATGACCTCCCTCTCCACCAGCCCCCATCTTGCAGGCCGAAATGACGCCGTACGACTCTCGCTGTCCCCCAAAGCTACAAATATCTGCACCTGCACAGCTGCCGCCTCATTCCCTGCCCCTCTGCGGGGGCCCAGTTCCCAAATCCACCCGCCCACTCCCTGCGACATCTCCCTAGCAGGAGACGAGAAAGGGACCCCAAGAGGCACGGTTCTTCTTCCCTATTTAAGCCTGCGGCCTGCGGACACCCCAGTGCACCCTGTGCCCAGGACCCCGCCGACCCCGCCCCCCCTTTGCTCTTTGACAGGTCTCTCTCCAGGCGAGGGCTGTGGTCTTCAGGGAAGGCCGGAGCCCCTTTCCCAGCTGCGCCCTAGGCGCGCGCCCCAGCTGCCCGCACCCGCCAGTGCCGCCGCGCTCACCTGGGCCGGGAGGCTGACAGCCTTGGGCTGTGCCCTGCGGGCCGCGAGGGGACGTTGCGCTGGCAGACCCGGGCTTGGGCCCCGCGGCGCTGAGCCTCCAACCCGGAAGAACAGCCCCAACTCCGCGGCTGCCGGCGGCCACGTGACGGCAGCTCTGCTCCCACCTCGGCCCGCGCCCCTTCCCGGTCCCGGCTTTCTTCCCGCCAGGCCCCCTCCACCCGATCGCCGCGCGCTCTCCGGACCAAAAGCCAACCTCACCAAATGCCCCCTTTGA